The Pseudomonas wenzhouensis genome has a segment encoding these proteins:
- a CDS encoding AAA family ATPase, whose product MKFEGTQSYVATDDLKLAVNAAITLQRPLLVKGEPGTGKTLLAEQLADAFGAKLITWHIKSTTKAHQGLYEYDAVSRLRDSQLDSDKVHDVRNYIKKGKLWEAFESDERVILLIDEIDKADIEFPNDLLQELDKMEFYVYETNETIKAKHRPIIIITSNNEKELPDAFLRRCFFHYIAFPDRDTLKKIVDVHYPNISGELVAEALDVFFDVRKVPGLKKKPSTSELVDWLKLLMADNIGEAVLRERDPTKAIPPLAGALVKNEQDVQLLERLAFMTRRASR is encoded by the coding sequence ATGAAGTTCGAAGGCACCCAGTCCTACGTCGCCACCGACGACCTCAAACTCGCGGTCAACGCCGCCATCACCCTGCAGCGCCCACTGCTGGTCAAGGGTGAGCCGGGCACCGGCAAGACCCTGCTCGCCGAGCAACTGGCCGACGCCTTCGGCGCCAAGCTGATCACCTGGCATATCAAGTCCACCACCAAGGCGCATCAGGGCCTGTACGAATACGATGCGGTCAGCCGCCTGCGCGATTCGCAGCTCGATTCCGACAAGGTTCACGACGTTCGCAACTACATCAAGAAGGGCAAGCTGTGGGAGGCGTTCGAATCCGACGAACGCGTGATCCTGCTGATCGACGAGATCGACAAGGCCGACATCGAGTTCCCCAACGACCTGTTGCAGGAACTCGACAAGATGGAGTTCTACGTTTACGAGACCAACGAGACGATCAAGGCCAAGCATCGCCCGATCATCATCATCACCTCGAATAACGAGAAGGAACTGCCGGACGCCTTCCTGCGCCGCTGCTTCTTCCACTACATCGCCTTCCCCGATCGCGACACGCTGAAGAAGATCGTCGACGTGCACTACCCCAATATCAGCGGCGAGCTGGTGGCCGAAGCGCTGGACGTGTTCTTCGACGTGCGCAAGGTGCCGGGCCTGAAGAAAAAACCCTCGACCAGCGAGCTGGTGGACTGGCTCAAGCTGCTGATGGCCGACAATATCGGCGAAGCCGTGCTGCGTGAACGCGATCCGACCAAGGCCATCCCGCCGCTGGCTGGCGCCCTGGTGAAGAACGAGCAGGATGTGCAGCTGCTCGAGCGCCTGGCCTTCATGACCCGCCGCGCTTCTCGGTAA
- a CDS encoding vWA domain-containing protein: protein MLLNLFNEMRAAKVPVSVRELLDLINALKHNVVFADMDEFYYLARAILVKDERHFDKFDRAFGAYFNGLENLNQHIEAMIPEEWLRKEFERLLSDEEKAQIQSLGGLDKLIEEFKKRLEEQKEKHAGGNKWIGTGGTSPFGSGGYNPEGIRVGDAGKRQGKAAKVWDQREYKNLDDQVELGTRNIKVALRRLRKFARQGAAEELDLDGTIDHTAKDGGLLNIQMRPERRNTVKLLLLLDIGGSMDAHVKVCEELFSACKTEFKHLEYFYFHNFIYESVWKNNLRRTSERTSTMDLLHKYGADYKVVFVGDAAMAPYEITQAGGSVEHWNEEAGYVWMKRFTEKFKKIIWINPYPKDTWNYTASTGLVRELIEDRMYPLTLQGLEDGMKYLSK from the coding sequence ATGCTGCTCAACCTGTTCAACGAAATGCGCGCGGCCAAGGTGCCGGTGTCGGTGCGCGAGTTGCTCGACCTGATCAACGCGCTCAAGCACAACGTCGTGTTCGCCGACATGGACGAGTTCTACTACTTGGCGCGCGCGATCCTGGTCAAGGACGAACGTCACTTCGACAAGTTCGACCGCGCCTTCGGCGCCTACTTCAATGGCCTGGAAAACCTCAACCAGCACATCGAGGCGATGATTCCCGAGGAATGGCTGCGCAAGGAGTTCGAGCGCCTGCTGAGCGACGAGGAAAAGGCGCAGATCCAGAGCCTCGGCGGCCTGGACAAGCTGATCGAGGAATTCAAGAAACGCCTCGAAGAACAGAAGGAAAAGCACGCCGGCGGCAACAAGTGGATCGGCACCGGTGGCACCAGCCCGTTCGGCTCCGGCGGCTACAACCCCGAAGGCATTCGCGTCGGCGATGCCGGCAAGCGCCAGGGCAAGGCCGCCAAGGTGTGGGATCAGCGTGAATACAAGAACCTCGACGATCAGGTCGAGCTGGGCACGCGCAATATCAAGGTGGCGTTGCGCCGTCTGCGCAAGTTCGCCCGTCAGGGCGCAGCCGAAGAGCTCGATCTGGACGGCACCATCGACCACACGGCGAAAGATGGCGGCCTGCTCAATATCCAGATGCGCCCGGAACGGCGCAACACGGTCAAGCTCCTGCTGCTGCTGGATATCGGCGGCTCGATGGACGCCCACGTCAAGGTCTGCGAGGAACTGTTTTCCGCCTGCAAGACCGAGTTCAAGCATCTTGAGTATTTCTACTTCCACAACTTCATCTACGAGAGCGTGTGGAAGAACAACCTGCGCCGCACCAGCGAACGCACCTCGACGATGGATCTGCTGCACAAGTACGGCGCCGACTACAAGGTGGTGTTCGTCGGCGATGCGGCCATGGCGCCCTACGAGATCACCCAGGCCGGCGGCAGCGTCGAGCACTGGAACGAGGAAGCCGGCTACGTCTGGATGAAGCGCTTCACCGAGAAGTTCAAGAAGATCATCTGGATCAACCCCTACCCCAAGGACACCTGGAACTACACCGCCTCTACCGGCCTGGTGCGCGAGCTGATCGAAGATCGCATGTACCCGCTGACCCTGCAGGGGCTGGAAGACGGCATGAAGTACCTGTCCAAGTAA
- a CDS encoding DUF2937 family protein: MLRSYLRLTLFAFGLLLGVQVPGFIDDYTKRVEAHRLESQQSLKGFRETAQKFFKGDMDALVAHYRVSDDPVMRSDAASVGHLVQRSALLEREWQTMQGPWYTQAWHLATGADHELFEETLQAYRYQVLFTPDAILWGVISALLLAWVAELLVLMFGLMFGSGRLRRAQQRHWR; this comes from the coding sequence ATGCTTAGAAGTTACCTGCGTCTGACGCTTTTCGCTTTTGGCCTGCTGCTGGGCGTGCAGGTGCCGGGCTTTATCGATGACTACACCAAGCGGGTCGAGGCTCACCGCCTGGAGTCGCAGCAGAGCCTCAAGGGGTTCCGGGAGACGGCGCAGAAGTTCTTCAAGGGCGATATGGACGCGCTGGTGGCCCACTACCGGGTCAGCGATGACCCGGTGATGCGCAGCGATGCCGCCAGCGTCGGGCATCTGGTACAGCGCTCGGCCTTGCTCGAACGCGAATGGCAAACGATGCAGGGGCCCTGGTACACCCAGGCCTGGCACCTGGCGACGGGCGCTGACCATGAGCTGTTCGAGGAAACCCTGCAGGCCTACCGCTACCAGGTGCTGTTCACCCCGGATGCAATCCTCTGGGGTGTGATCAGTGCCTTGCTGCTGGCCTGGGTGGCCGAGCTGCTGGTGCTGATGTTCGGCCTGATGTTCGGGAGCGGGCGGCTCAGGCGCGCCCAGCAACGCCACTGGCGCTGA
- a CDS encoding class II glutamine amidotransferase, whose translation MCELLGMSANVPTDIVFSFTGLMQRGGRTGPHRDGWGIGFYEGRGLRLFQDPRASSESEVAQLVQRYPIKSEVVIGHIRQANVGKVCLVNTHPFSRELWGRNWCFAHNGQLAGLQGSTSFYRPVGETDSEAAFCDLLNRVRRAFPEPVSVEMLLPVLVAACASYRQLGVFNCLLSDGDWLFSFCSTKLAHITRRAPFGPAQLKDADLKVDFQAETTPNDVVTVIATEPLTDNEQWSLYQPGEWRLWRRGESITHGKA comes from the coding sequence ATGTGCGAATTGCTCGGCATGAGCGCCAATGTACCCACCGATATCGTCTTCAGTTTCACCGGGCTGATGCAGCGTGGTGGCCGCACCGGGCCGCACCGTGATGGCTGGGGTATCGGCTTCTATGAAGGGCGTGGCCTGCGGCTGTTCCAGGATCCGCGCGCGAGCAGTGAATCCGAGGTGGCGCAACTGGTGCAGCGCTACCCGATCAAGAGCGAAGTGGTGATCGGCCATATCCGCCAGGCCAACGTCGGCAAGGTTTGCCTGGTCAATACCCATCCCTTCAGCCGCGAGCTGTGGGGGCGCAACTGGTGTTTCGCGCACAATGGTCAGCTGGCAGGTCTGCAGGGCTCCACCAGTTTCTATCGGCCGGTGGGCGAGACCGACAGCGAGGCGGCCTTCTGCGACCTGCTCAACCGTGTGCGCCGCGCCTTTCCCGAGCCGGTCTCGGTGGAAATGCTCCTGCCGGTGCTGGTCGCCGCCTGCGCCAGTTACCGTCAGCTCGGCGTGTTCAATTGCCTGCTCAGTGATGGCGACTGGTTGTTCAGCTTCTGTTCGACCAAGTTGGCACATATTACCCGGCGTGCGCCGTTTGGCCCGGCGCAGCTCAAGGACGCCGATCTCAAGGTGGACTTCCAGGCGGAAACCACACCCAATGATGTGGTGACGGTCATCGCCACCGAACCTCTGACCGACAACGAACAATGGTCGCTGTACCAGCCGGGTGAATGGCGCCTGTGGCGCCGCGGCGAAAGCATCACTCACGGCAAGGCCTGA
- a CDS encoding HIT family protein has product MDCVFCTIAERRLPAHRLYEDDDFIVLLDIFPMRPAHVLIVSRLHAPFLRDLPVSVRERLLTLSERVASALREAGFGKNGINLLINDGPDSNQHVPHLHLHLIPRRPGDLPALLWRLLVRFLPMGRKRIEARLQDEAERLRLILGKEN; this is encoded by the coding sequence ATGGATTGCGTGTTCTGTACCATTGCCGAGCGACGGCTACCCGCTCATCGACTTTACGAGGATGATGATTTCATCGTTCTGCTGGATATCTTCCCGATGCGTCCGGCCCATGTGCTGATCGTCAGTCGCCTACATGCGCCGTTTCTGCGTGACTTGCCCGTGTCGGTTCGTGAGCGCCTGCTGACTTTGTCGGAGCGCGTGGCCAGTGCGCTGCGTGAAGCGGGCTTTGGCAAGAACGGCATCAACCTGCTGATCAATGACGGTCCGGACTCCAACCAGCACGTGCCTCATCTTCATCTACACCTGATTCCGCGTCGGCCGGGTGACCTGCCGGCGCTGCTCTGGCGATTGCTGGTGCGTTTTCTGCCAATGGGCCGCAAGCGAATCGAAGCGCGTCTGCAGGACGAGGCCGAACGTTTGCGCCTGATCCTCGGCAAGGAGAATTGA
- a CDS encoding MFS transporter, which produces MMNENDYLMAWAAYGIAALGCLLVWMRLTRWMWRYLREPLRVLMAVLLFSPTIVDPARDLFAPALAVTAMDVLLKVGNNAWRAVADLALYSLIALAVYLLFVAIRWPIERWWKDRHGQPASEPDEDPRTLRERMEEDDDLPIRDYGRDRSGRLEPRI; this is translated from the coding sequence ATGATGAATGAAAACGACTACCTCATGGCCTGGGCGGCCTATGGGATTGCTGCCCTGGGTTGCCTGTTGGTGTGGATGCGCCTGACCCGCTGGATGTGGCGCTACCTGCGTGAGCCGCTGCGGGTGTTGATGGCTGTGCTGTTGTTCAGCCCGACCATCGTCGATCCGGCGCGTGACCTGTTTGCACCCGCTCTGGCGGTCACTGCCATGGACGTGTTGCTCAAGGTCGGCAACAACGCCTGGCGTGCGGTGGCCGATTTGGCGTTGTACAGCCTGATTGCCCTTGCCGTTTATCTGCTGTTCGTCGCCATTCGCTGGCCCATCGAGCGCTGGTGGAAGGATCGCCATGGCCAACCAGCGTCGGAGCCTGACGAAGACCCGCGCACCCTGCGCGAGCGCATGGAAGAGGACGACGATCTGCCGATTCGCGATTATGGGCGCGATCGCAGCGGCCGTCTGGAGCCGCGAATCTGA
- a CDS encoding S9 family peptidase — MSPAPIARQEAGNDPYHWLENRDSEEVLAYLQAENAYLETVLEPQQALREQLFEEIKGRIRETDLSLPTPWGDYLYYQRTTAGDEYPRHYRCRRPADGSLQVDSASETLLLDPNELAGGGFLSVGAFSISPDQQRLAYSLDSNGDEIYRLFVKELGSGQISELPFDDCDGSMTWANDSQTLFFTELDDTHRPYKLYRHRLGDAAAEAVFEEADGRFFLHCYRSSSEHQLILKLGSKTTSEVWVLDAHSPQDAFTCLAPREENHEYDVDHGMLDGHWCWLIRSNQSGINFALYRATESQPQRPHWQQIRAHDPRVMLEGATLNQRAIVLALREGGLPILEVQPQGAEAYRVQLPDAAYSLYVQDSLEFHSPVIRLRYEALNRPAQIRQLELASGAQQVLKQTPVEGPFDADAYESRRLWASAADSTQIPISLVARRDVFAAGKPAPLYLYGYGAYGESLDPWFSHARLSLLDRGFVFAIAHVRGGGEMGEAWYRAGKLAHKQNSFDDFIASAERLIAEGLTTPAQLAISGGSAGGLLIGAVLNQRPELFAAAIAEVPFVDVLNTMLNPDLPLTVTEYDEWGDPNQPEVYERIKAYAPYENVRVQTYPPILAVAGYNDSRVQYWEAAKWVARLRREKTDTNLLLLKTDLGVGHGGMSGRYQGIRDVALEYAFLFHVLGVAHPQMQLGR; from the coding sequence ATGTCCCCTGCCCCCATCGCCCGCCAGGAAGCCGGCAACGACCCTTATCACTGGCTGGAAAACCGCGACAGCGAAGAGGTGCTGGCATACCTGCAGGCCGAGAACGCTTACCTGGAGACGGTGCTGGAACCGCAGCAGGCGTTGCGCGAGCAACTGTTCGAAGAAATCAAGGGGCGTATCCGCGAGACAGACCTGTCGCTGCCCACGCCCTGGGGCGACTATCTCTACTACCAACGCACCACGGCCGGTGACGAGTATCCACGGCACTATCGCTGCCGCCGTCCTGCCGATGGTTCGCTGCAGGTCGACAGCGCCAGCGAAACGCTGCTGCTCGATCCCAACGAGCTGGCCGGCGGCGGCTTTCTTTCCGTAGGCGCCTTCAGCATCAGCCCCGACCAGCAGCGCCTGGCCTACAGCCTCGACAGCAACGGCGACGAAATCTACCGTCTGTTCGTCAAGGAATTGGGCAGCGGCCAGATCAGCGAACTGCCCTTCGACGACTGCGACGGCAGCATGACCTGGGCGAATGATAGCCAGACGCTGTTCTTCACCGAACTGGACGACACCCACCGCCCCTACAAACTCTATCGTCACCGCCTCGGCGACGCCGCAGCCGAAGCGGTATTCGAAGAGGCAGATGGCCGTTTCTTCCTGCACTGCTACCGCTCCAGTTCCGAGCACCAGTTGATCCTGAAACTGGGCAGCAAGACCACCAGCGAAGTCTGGGTGCTGGACGCCCATAGCCCGCAAGACGCCTTCACCTGCCTGGCGCCCCGCGAGGAAAATCACGAGTACGACGTCGACCACGGCATGCTCGATGGCCACTGGTGCTGGCTGATTCGCAGCAACCAGAGCGGTATCAACTTTGCGCTGTACCGCGCCACTGAGTCGCAGCCGCAACGTCCGCACTGGCAGCAGATTCGCGCCCACGACCCGCGGGTGATGCTCGAAGGCGCCACGCTGAACCAGCGCGCCATCGTCCTGGCGCTGCGCGAAGGCGGTCTGCCGATCCTCGAAGTGCAGCCACAGGGCGCTGAAGCCTATCGCGTGCAGTTGCCGGATGCCGCCTATAGCCTCTACGTGCAGGACAGCCTGGAGTTTCACAGCCCGGTGATTCGCCTGCGCTACGAAGCGCTCAATCGCCCCGCGCAGATACGCCAGCTGGAACTGGCCAGCGGCGCGCAGCAGGTACTGAAGCAGACGCCCGTGGAAGGCCCGTTCGATGCCGATGCCTATGAAAGCCGTCGTCTCTGGGCCAGCGCTGCCGACAGCACGCAGATACCGATCAGCCTGGTGGCGCGGCGCGACGTGTTCGCCGCAGGAAAGCCTGCACCGCTCTATCTCTATGGTTACGGCGCCTACGGCGAGAGCCTTGACCCCTGGTTCTCCCACGCTCGCCTGAGCCTGCTCGATCGCGGTTTCGTCTTCGCCATCGCGCATGTGCGCGGCGGCGGCGAGATGGGCGAAGCCTGGTACCGTGCCGGCAAGCTTGCGCACAAGCAGAACAGCTTTGATGACTTCATCGCCAGCGCCGAACGCCTGATCGCCGAGGGCCTGACCACCCCCGCGCAACTGGCAATCAGCGGCGGCAGCGCCGGCGGCCTGCTGATCGGCGCCGTGCTCAACCAGCGCCCCGAGCTGTTCGCTGCTGCCATCGCCGAAGTGCCCTTCGTCGATGTGCTCAACACCATGCTCAACCCGGATCTGCCGTTGACCGTGACCGAGTACGACGAATGGGGCGACCCGAACCAGCCCGAGGTGTATGAACGCATCAAGGCCTACGCGCCTTACGAGAACGTACGCGTCCAGACTTACCCGCCCATCCTCGCCGTCGCCGGTTACAACGACAGCCGTGTGCAGTACTGGGAAGCTGCCAAATGGGTGGCCAGGCTGCGCCGCGAAAAGACCGATACCAATCTGCTATTACTCAAGACCGACCTCGGTGTTGGCCATGGCGGCATGAGCGGACGTTATCAGGGCATCAGAGATGTGGCGCTGGAGTACGCGTTTCTGTTCCACGTACTGGGGGTCGCACACCCGCAGATGCAGCTTGGGCGTTGA
- a CDS encoding YajD family HNH nuclease, with translation MSTSNNRYYLSAQAEEGYRQKALKMYPHVCGRCAREFSGKRLSELTVHHRDHNHHNNPADGSNWELLCLFCHDNEHSRYTDQQYFAEGSTASPQAAKSTYKAFGDLASLLKKD, from the coding sequence ATGAGCACCAGCAACAACCGCTACTACCTGTCCGCCCAGGCCGAAGAAGGCTACCGGCAGAAAGCGCTGAAAATGTACCCACACGTCTGCGGCCGCTGCGCCCGCGAGTTCTCCGGCAAGCGCCTGAGCGAACTGACCGTGCATCACCGCGATCACAACCACCACAACAACCCGGCCGATGGTTCCAACTGGGAGCTGCTGTGCCTGTTCTGTCATGACAACGAACACTCGCGCTACACCGACCAGCAGTATTTCGCCGAAGGCTCCACCGCCAGCCCGCAGGCTGCCAAATCGACCTACAAGGCCTTTGGCGATCTGGCCAGCCTGTTGAAAAAGGACTAG
- a CDS encoding RNA methyltransferase: MANKRYACIGLFNPKSPENVGSIMRAAGCYGVSSVFYTGTRYDRARDFITDTKKVHQDIPLINIDDLRKILPLGCTPVAVELVDDARALPAYTHPDRALYIFGPEDGSLQQEILDWCAGEVVYIPTQGCMNLAATVNVVLYDRLAKGNNTRSGPRF; encoded by the coding sequence GTGGCCAACAAACGATACGCCTGCATCGGCCTGTTCAACCCGAAATCACCGGAAAACGTCGGTTCCATCATGCGGGCGGCGGGCTGCTACGGCGTCAGCTCGGTGTTCTACACCGGCACCCGCTACGACCGCGCCAGGGATTTCATCACCGACACCAAGAAGGTTCACCAGGATATCCCGCTGATCAATATCGACGATCTGCGCAAGATCCTGCCGCTGGGCTGCACACCGGTGGCGGTGGAACTGGTCGATGATGCCCGCGCCCTGCCCGCCTATACCCATCCCGACCGGGCGCTGTACATCTTCGGCCCGGAGGACGGCTCACTGCAGCAGGAGATTCTCGACTGGTGCGCGGGTGAAGTGGTGTATATCCCGACCCAGGGCTGCATGAACCTGGCCGCGACGGTCAACGTGGTGCTCTATGACCGCCTGGCCAAGGGTAACAACACCCGCTCCGGCCCCCGGTTCTGA